The Methanofollis sp. genome has a segment encoding these proteins:
- a CDS encoding substrate-binding domain-containing protein — MKKSIFVLFAAVMIVAAFACGCTGTGDVTPTPTVTPTAAETTAAPAETQTLLIATTTSLYDTGLLDALKADFEKKYNAKVDILSAGTGKALGYGENGDVDVMMVHDRAREDAFLEAGHGIDRRVFAYNFFVIVGPASDPAGVKNMTPEQAFTTIREKGLADPATVKFVSRGDDSGTHSKEKAIWKAAGFNYSTDIQKSGEWYIEAGTGMGATLVMADEKQAYTLSDIGTYLASKDKITLVPLVSEGDVLLNVYSAMQINPEKHPGVNSTIAKDWINYLITPETQKTIETFGVDKYGEPLFYPAAGNWEKIGVNQSEVEDPVA, encoded by the coding sequence ATGAAAAAGAGCATCTTTGTGCTTTTTGCAGCAGTCATGATCGTTGCTGCATTTGCATGCGGCTGTACCGGCACCGGGGACGTGACCCCGACGCCGACGGTAACGCCGACCGCGGCGGAGACGACCGCGGCTCCAGCAGAGACGCAGACTCTCCTCATCGCAACGACGACCAGTCTCTATGACACCGGCCTCCTCGACGCCCTGAAGGCAGACTTCGAGAAGAAGTACAATGCGAAGGTCGATATCCTCTCGGCCGGCACCGGCAAGGCCCTCGGCTACGGGGAGAACGGCGACGTGGACGTAATGATGGTCCATGACCGCGCCCGCGAGGACGCGTTCCTTGAGGCAGGCCACGGCATCGACCGCCGCGTCTTCGCCTACAACTTCTTCGTCATCGTCGGCCCTGCTTCGGACCCGGCAGGCGTGAAGAACATGACCCCTGAGCAGGCCTTCACCACCATCCGGGAGAAGGGCCTCGCCGACCCGGCGACGGTGAAGTTCGTCTCCCGCGGTGACGACTCAGGCACGCACTCCAAGGAGAAGGCGATCTGGAAGGCCGCAGGCTTCAACTACTCGACCGACATCCAGAAGTCCGGCGAGTGGTACATCGAGGCCGGCACCGGCATGGGTGCGACCCTGGTGATGGCCGACGAGAAGCAGGCCTACACGCTCTCCGACATCGGCACCTACCTTGCGAGCAAGGACAAGATCACCCTCGTGCCCCTTGTCTCAGAGGGCGATGTCCTCCTCAACGTTTACTCGGCGATGCAGATCAACCCGGAGAAGCACCCCGGCGTGAACTCCACCATTGCAAAGGACTGGATCAACTACCTGATCACGCCCGAGACGCAGAAGACGATCGAGACCTTCGGCGTTGACAAGTACGGCGAACCCCTCTTCTACCCGGCCGCAGGCAACTGGGAGAAGATCGGCGTGAACCAGTCTGAAGTGGAAGACCCGGTGGCATAA